CTGCATGTAAGGTCTATTCAATGGTCTATTTAGTGCCAGCCGGCACTGCAGCAATCATAGTGCTATTGATCATCAAAAAATGTAACATGCTCccaaccttttcttttttcccctttaacttccttttcttttttttttttacggtaCAAAGTGATTTGAACCCTGAAATTGACTCCTTGATTCCCCCTCAAAACGCCAAATGCTCTTAAGAATTGTACTTAGTTTACTATGAGTTCAACCCTCATATTGGTCTTCAGCCTACCTCATCATGTAAAGAAAATGGGAGAGAGTCAATGATGTGCCACAGGATCAGTATTTGGAAAGTATTTCCTAGTTGAGGCATAATTATAAACTGATGTGAGTACAGGGTCTATTAAACTGAGTTAGATGTGGACACGTCTAACATGCTTGAAGTCTTCTGGTTTGCCTGGTTTGAAgtcaagaaattgtccccaaacATATTGAAGGACTTGAAAATGAAGATTGGAAGCGTGTTCATCTCATTCAAGTGGTGGAGGAGTCACATTTAATGCCGGAGTTATATTGATGTCTAAGTCTTGAATCATTAtgttattttatattattttaatgatAATTTAGTTATTAGTTAGTAGTGAAATAAGAGGCCAAGTTAAGTCTCAAGTTAGGGCCGAAATAGGGTTTCCATGTTTAGTTAGAAAATTATGTCTTGTTTAATCTTTTTCAAGTTGAGTTTGGTTAATCGCGTGACTTGTAACATTACAAATATAGTTCTTTGCAACGTTTTTTGATAGTAAAGTAATAAAGTTTTGagagatgaattaataaaagtgAGTTGTTCTTTTTTTATAGAGTTTCTTGATGGAACGTGAGATCCTTCTTGAACTATATGAAGTATTTAGGTTAGATACTTGTGGTGTTTAAGACAAGATGATCACATATCTTATTCTTTCagaccaataaccaatccactagatTTTCAGAGACGAGTTCTCTTTAAATCTAGCACattagttattgttccataacttGGTTAAGATAAATCCTTGCGCTACTTGATCGACTTGCTTCTTCAAGACAGATTTTTACTGGGTCGAGTTCCCATCATAAGCATTGGTTTGTTCCAAAAGTCCAAATATCATTTGAAAAACAGAATGAGTTTGTCAACATTTCCATCTTATTCAAAGTATTGCGACTTGCGAGAacaaaattttgtacttgataGACTCAAGACTTGTATTTGGTTTCTTTATGCATTATCTGATCTAGAGTCTCGCAGGCAAGGTTATGTTGCTATCAACAAGAGTACAATTATGTTTCCTACCGCAAGCATTTTATGTTCATAAAGGTGAAGAGATGAGTAACTTAACAGGAGGAGTTAACTTGTAATTTGctaactgattttttttttatatttatatgatACATCAAAGAGTTATCCTGCTTTTTATGATTCTGCTGAACAATAAAGCCAGTTGGTACTTCAAATGACGCCCATCCGTTAGTTGTCCCTACAGGTAAAGCACAATCCGCCTGCTGCCTGCAAATTCCATTTTGATTCTGAAATTCAAATCTATCTATCAAATCAATGTCAACTGATTGCTTGCTTGAACAAGCAAAACTGGTTCAGCTTCCTTCCTTGTCAAGTCAAGCTGGGGTCTCTGGTTTTGTGATGCAAGTAACTCTGCATAGCTAAATTATGCATTACCATTGACGTAAAGTGGCTTTGCTCGGCTTATTTGAGTATTTTCAATCACAAATCATTTCAGGATGTCCAATCGCCCACTTTGGAATGCTTTAAATGACCACTGCTTGAGCCTGGAGCAACGTGAGAGCAATGGAGGAAGGTCAAATGGAGAGTTCAAAGGGTAACAATGATCAGTCTGAGCCGAGGGACACATATAGAATTGCATATATTCTCCACTTCTTCCTTGGTGCTGGCAATTTGCTTCCGTGGAACACACTAATCACAGCTATTGATTATTATAGCTATATTTATCCCAACAGGCATGTAGAAAAAGTCTTCTCTGTGGCCTACATGAGCTCTTCTGTACTAGTTTTAGTTGTGATGCTGAGCTGGGGTAAATGGAGCAATAGATTTAATCTTAGATTCAGAATGAGCCTTGGGTTTTCTTTGTTTGTATTCTCCCTAATGGTTACCCCTACAATGGACTGGACTCGACACAGCAATGGGACGAAGGTGAATTCAAGTGTGTCCTACTATATGATTGTCTCATCAGTTGTGATCTGTGGCTTGGCTGATGGCTTGATAGCAGGAAGCTTGATAGGATCTGCAGGAAAGCTGCCAAAACGATACATGCAAGCAATTTTTGCTGGAACTGCTTCTTCAGGTATACATATTTCTACTACACTTTTTAGCAACTTTTTACCTTCTCTTCTTTCATTTAACAGAGGTGtacatatttttatttaattttaccagAAATGCCTGCATGTATTTCACAATGTAAAAAGTTACTATACCTTTAAATGTTCCTTCCCAGAGCAGGAAATTAAAGGCAAAGTTAATATGACGATGTAAATTCCACAATTTGGTTTGCTGCCTAGTATTAGCTTTGATCTTTGAGATTCAATCTAAAATCATGAACAAAGTGATCCATGACACAAGAAGTAAGATATTTCAGATTTGGTTAAAAAAACACGGGTTTTCCAAGATTCGCATGTTAGGATAACAACTCTAACTCACCTTTTGCATTCCATGGTGTACTATTGTTGgtttagaaagaaaaagaaaatggttgtCTAATCCATGCGCTAATGAAACAGAATGTGGCTTATAGTGGTACTTTTCGTAAAGTACTAAAAGGTATACattggagggggggggggggggggggggggaagaaaaATGCAGAGGTTACTTAAGTCTCAAATCAAGTACTGAAACAGTGTCCTTGACATTCTGAGCAGCAAAAGTTCTTATTGGCAATTAGATACAGAAATATCGACGGCAATATTCACTTACATGTGCTCAGCCCTCAAGATTAAACACTGAAATCTTGGTAGAAGAATAGGGTGCATAATCCCTATTGCCTAATTCCTTACTAGCTTTACTGTTTTCCAACAGGAGTTCTTGTTTCAGTGCTGAGGATTTTAACAAAGGCCTCACTTCCACACACGCCTAAAGGCCTTAAAACCAGTGCACATTTATATTTTATAGTCAGCACAATAATTTTAACGGGTTGCATAGTTTGTAGCAACCTATTGGACAAGTTGCCAGTTATGCAACAGCATTACAAGCATCTTCAAAAGGTTCTACCGCACTCGACGCCAAAGTTCTGGAAAGTTGCGAGAATAATTCGTTGGCCAGCTCTGGGAGTTTTCATGATTTACACCGTGACTTTGTCCATCTTTCCGGGATTTTTAGCCGAAAACATCGACTCAAGATTTTTAAGGGATTGGTATCCGATTATGCTAATCACATTATACAACATCTCTGATTTAGTGGGGAAGTCTTTCACTGCAATTTTTGTTGTTCAAGGCATTGGAAAGGTTACATGGGGTTGTATAGCAAGGCTGTTGTTCTATCCTCTCTTTAGTGTCTGCTTACATGGACCCAAATGGCTAAAATCTGAGGTGCCAGTGGCTCTTTTGACAGTAATGCTTGGACTCACCAATGGATATCTGACAAGCTGTATCATGATTCTTGCTCCTAAAGCAGTGGCAGCTCCAGAGGCAGAAATAGCTGCTATTGTCATGGTGGTGTTCCTCGGAATAGGATTAGTTGCAGGCTCAGTTCTCGGCTGGTTCTGGCTTATTTAGATGCTTCTGAGACCTGATTCGCATCAAGTAGCCACTGATCCTTGGCATCAGGTTTTCAGTGGTTCTGTCCGGGGGGGCGGCCGGAGGATATATAGTGGTAAATTTAGTTGTACGAAATGTTCCCATTATAACTGATCAGCTATCATCTGTGGTGTTTTATTTTTACGTGCAAATAATGAAACATAGCATATATGCATTGATAGCTTCGGGCTTTagatatcttctttttttttttttttttaatgttctgAAAACACCAATACCTTACTATTTGCATGCATTCATTAGTAAGCACCAATATACCTGTGCTATTATAGTTTCAAAAGATACGAGAACGAGCCTAAAATCGAATGAAACTGGGTTGAAGAAAAATGCTCATCTAGTGAAATGATTTCCTATTTACGTGTTGCTAACTAATTAGCTCCAGAGTCGGGTACAGTACAAAATCTCTAGGTTATACAAAAATTAGCAGCTGTGACTAGTTGAATGGAACAGAACGGGGAAACTAAGAGGGTACCAAGCAGAGGAGGAGGATCAGGCAAATACTACTAGCAGTATAGCCTACAAATTATTAAGAAGCGCCTGCTATAGGAGGAGGTACTGATGGCGGAGCACCACCGTTGATCCCCCAGGAGATATTTCTTGGTTGTGACCCCTTGTTAGCATCATTTCTGTCCTTCAActcttcttcatcttcatcgTCGCCCTCAGCATCCCACAGAAAGTGAGCATATGAAGCCATAATATAACTGCGACCACCACCACAACAAAATCCAATCAAGTTTAAGAACATGCATGTTAATTAGATATGGGATATGTTACCATTAACAAGCCGGCGGCCTTAAGCATAAAGTTAATTTTCTAATCTGtagtttatttgattatacTTGGAACCAATTAAAGATGATCCccatatttattaaaaaaaaaaaaaaatcctactcTTCAGTAAGATACTTCTGTCAAGTAGCGTACCAATCTTGAGGGGCAGCTTGAAGTGCCCGATCAAAGTAAGTCTCAGCACGGGGTGCATCTTTATGCGTCTGCCATATCAAGTCGGCGTATAATGACAGAACAGTTCCATCGCCGGGGTTGGCCAGTA
The Coffea arabica cultivar ET-39 chromosome 6c, Coffea Arabica ET-39 HiFi, whole genome shotgun sequence genome window above contains:
- the LOC113691891 gene encoding equilibrative nucleotide transporter 8-like isoform X2, whose amino-acid sequence is MEEGQMESSKGNNDQSEPRDTYRIAYILHFFLGAGNLLPWNTLITAIDYYSYIYPNRHVEKVFSVAYMSSSVLVLVVMLSWGKWSNRFNLRFRMSLGFSLFVFSLMVTPTMDWTRHSNGTKVNSSVSYYMIVSSVVICGLADGLIAGSLIGSAGKLPKRYMQAIFAGTASSVCSNLLDKLPVMQQHYKHLQKVLPHSTPKFWKVARIIRWPALGVFMIYTVTLSIFPGFLAENIDSRFLRDWYPIMLITLYNISDLVGKSFTAIFVVQGIGKVTWGCIARLLFYPLFSVCLHGPKWLKSEVPVALLTVMLGLTNGYLTSCIMILAPKAVAAPEAEIAAIVMVVFLGIGLVAGSVLGWFWLI
- the LOC113691891 gene encoding equilibrative nucleotide transporter 8-like isoform X1, translating into MEEGQMESSKGNNDQSEPRDTYRIAYILHFFLGAGNLLPWNTLITAIDYYSYIYPNRHVEKVFSVAYMSSSVLVLVVMLSWGKWSNRFNLRFRMSLGFSLFVFSLMVTPTMDWTRHSNGTKVNSSVSYYMIVSSVVICGLADGLIAGSLIGSAGKLPKRYMQAIFAGTASSGVLVSVLRILTKASLPHTPKGLKTSAHLYFIVSTIILTGCIVCSNLLDKLPVMQQHYKHLQKVLPHSTPKFWKVARIIRWPALGVFMIYTVTLSIFPGFLAENIDSRFLRDWYPIMLITLYNISDLVGKSFTAIFVVQGIGKVTWGCIARLLFYPLFSVCLHGPKWLKSEVPVALLTVMLGLTNGYLTSCIMILAPKAVAAPEAEIAAIVMVVFLGIGLVAGSVLGWFWLI